The following are encoded in a window of Falco biarmicus isolate bFalBia1 chromosome 8, bFalBia1.pri, whole genome shotgun sequence genomic DNA:
- the NHP2 gene encoding H/ACA ribonucleoprotein complex subunit 2 isoform X2: MAREKHPEAAAEAERTPERSYQEQLDFLNPIARPLASRKLTRKLYKCIRKAAKHKKIRRGVKEVQKFINKGEKGITVLAGDTLPIDVYCHIPIMCEDRSIPYAYVPSKSPPPWPWTVPTGPGSRSWLEAPNLCYHDQAPRGVPGDLR, from the exons ATGGCGCGGGAGAAGCACCCAGAGGCGGCAGCGGAGGCGGAGAGAACGCCTGAGCGTTCGTACCAGGAGCAGCTGGATTTCCTGAACCCCATCGCCCGGCCGCTCGCCTCCCGCAAGCTGACGCGCAAGCTCTACAAGTGTATCAGGAAAG CGGCCAAGCACAAGAAGATCCGCCGCGGTGTGAAGGAGGTCCAGAAGTTCATCAACAAGGGCGAGAAGGG GATCACAGTGCTGGCCGGCGACACGCTGCCTATCGATGTGTACTGCCACATCCCCATCATGTGCGAGGACAGGAGCATCCCCTACGCATACGTCCCTTCCAAATCG cctcccccatgGCCTTGGACTGTTCCCACAGGACCTGGGAGCCGCAGCTGGCTCGAAGCGCCCAACCTGTGTTATCATGATCAAGCCCCACGAGGAGTACCAGGAGACCTACGATGA
- the NHP2 gene encoding H/ACA ribonucleoprotein complex subunit 2 isoform X1, translating to MAREKHPEAAAEAERTPERSYQEQLDFLNPIARPLASRKLTRKLYKCIRKAAKHKKIRRGVKEVQKFINKGEKGITVLAGDTLPIDVYCHIPIMCEDRSIPYAYVPSKSDLGAAAGSKRPTCVIMIKPHEEYQETYDECLEEVEALPLPL from the exons ATGGCGCGGGAGAAGCACCCAGAGGCGGCAGCGGAGGCGGAGAGAACGCCTGAGCGTTCGTACCAGGAGCAGCTGGATTTCCTGAACCCCATCGCCCGGCCGCTCGCCTCCCGCAAGCTGACGCGCAAGCTCTACAAGTGTATCAGGAAAG CGGCCAAGCACAAGAAGATCCGCCGCGGTGTGAAGGAGGTCCAGAAGTTCATCAACAAGGGCGAGAAGGG GATCACAGTGCTGGCCGGCGACACGCTGCCTATCGATGTGTACTGCCACATCCCCATCATGTGCGAGGACAGGAGCATCCCCTACGCATACGTCCCTTCCAAATCG GACCTGGGAGCCGCAGCTGGCTCGAAGCGCCCAACCTGTGTTATCATGATCAAGCCCCACGAGGAGTACCAGGAGACCTACGATGAGTGCCTGGAGGAGGTGGAGGCCCTTCCCCTGCCGCTGTGA